In one window of Burkholderia sp. NRF60-BP8 DNA:
- a CDS encoding ABC transporter ATP-binding protein, with amino-acid sequence MQNPTVINAPVKTSQPLQPPRLGEEILRVEHVNRGFNKTQGELLVLDDANLSLREGEIVGLLGRSGSGKSTLLRIIAGLIEPTDGEVTYLGKPLRGPAEGVAMVFQTFALFPWLTVLQNVEAGLEALGVGARERRERALAAIDLIGLDGFENAYPRELSGGMRQRVGFARALVVDPTILLMDEPFSALDVLTAETLRTDLLDLWTQGRMPIKSVLIVTHNIEEAVFMCDRILVLSSNPGRVIAEIKVPFKHPRNRLDTDFRKLVDDIYAKMTARQTGEATKKGLELGSWLPQVSTNLMAGLIETLAMAPYHGRADMPEIARTLHLEVDDLFPIAEVLQYLGFADVREGDVFLTPPARVFAEFGTQERKLMFADHLLKHVPLAARIRKVLNERPGHRAPRVRFEQELEDFLSDEAAEETLDAVIDWGRYGEVFSYNDKTEVFSLEDVES; translated from the coding sequence ATGCAAAATCCGACCGTTATCAACGCCCCCGTCAAGACGTCCCAGCCGCTGCAGCCGCCCCGGCTCGGCGAGGAAATCCTGCGCGTCGAGCACGTGAACCGCGGCTTCAACAAGACGCAGGGCGAGCTGCTCGTGCTCGACGACGCGAACCTGTCGCTGCGCGAAGGCGAGATCGTCGGCTTGCTCGGCCGATCGGGCTCGGGCAAGTCGACGCTGCTGCGCATCATCGCCGGTCTGATCGAGCCGACCGACGGCGAAGTGACCTATCTCGGCAAGCCGTTGCGCGGCCCGGCCGAGGGCGTCGCGATGGTGTTCCAGACCTTCGCGCTGTTCCCGTGGCTCACCGTGCTGCAGAACGTGGAAGCCGGGCTCGAGGCGCTCGGCGTCGGCGCGCGCGAGCGGCGCGAACGCGCGCTGGCCGCGATCGACCTGATCGGCCTCGACGGCTTCGAGAACGCGTATCCGCGCGAGCTGTCGGGCGGGATGCGCCAGCGCGTGGGCTTTGCGCGCGCGCTCGTCGTCGATCCGACCATCCTGCTGATGGACGAACCGTTTTCCGCGCTCGACGTGCTGACCGCCGAAACGCTGCGTACCGACCTGCTCGATCTGTGGACGCAGGGCCGCATGCCGATCAAGTCGGTGCTGATCGTCACGCACAACATCGAGGAAGCGGTGTTCATGTGCGACCGGATTCTCGTGTTGTCGTCGAACCCGGGCCGCGTGATCGCCGAGATCAAGGTGCCGTTCAAGCATCCGCGCAATCGTCTCGATACCGATTTCCGCAAGCTGGTCGACGACATCTACGCGAAGATGACCGCGCGCCAGACCGGCGAGGCGACGAAGAAGGGGCTCGAACTCGGCAGCTGGCTGCCGCAGGTGTCGACCAACCTGATGGCCGGCCTGATCGAGACGCTCGCGATGGCGCCGTACCACGGCCGCGCCGACATGCCGGAAATCGCGCGCACGCTGCACCTAGAGGTCGACGACCTGTTCCCGATCGCGGAAGTGCTGCAGTACCTCGGCTTCGCGGACGTGCGCGAAGGCGACGTGTTCCTGACGCCGCCTGCGCGCGTGTTCGCGGAATTCGGCACGCAGGAGCGCAAGCTGATGTTCGCGGATCACCTGCTGAAGCACGTGCCGCTCGCCGCGCGGATCAGGAAGGTGCTAAACGAGCGTCCGGGCCACCGCGCGCCGCGCGTGCGCTTCGAGCAGGAACTGGAGGATTTTCTGTCCGACGAAGCGGCCGAGGAAACGCTCGACGCGGTGATCGACTGGGGGCGGTACGGCGAGGTCTTCTCGTACAACGACAAGACGGAAGTGTTCAGTCTGGAGGACGTCGAGAGTTGA
- a CDS encoding ABC transporter permease, which translates to MDISFDPNRTANASAWRVLPNRWDAVAFPLIICVLAMAIVGFHQTMAPIGVLQTQKISLDPASLPEYALRTTLRMLAAMVASLVFTLVYGTLAAKSRRAGMVLIPILDILQSVPVLGYISFTVTFFLALFPGRVLGAELAAIFAIFTSQAWNMTFSFYQSLRTVPRDLSEVSRGFHLTAWQRFWKLEVPFSMPSLIWNMMMSMSGGWFFVVASEAITVGNQTITLPGIGAYLAQAISDKNLGAVGWVIVAMSVVILAYDQFLFRPLVAWADKFRMENTASGDAPQSWLLDMMRRTHLIHQLLVPAGWLLSQAARIPLRLPALKGTRARGASSRRSSRIGDIVWGAFVIVLTAYVVWRVVGFVATGVTMAEVGHVLVLGLVTLLRVLVLIAIASAIWVPLGVLIGLRPKLAEKVQPLAQFLAAFPANLLFPVFVIVIVRFHLNADIWLSPLIVLGTQWYILFNVIAGAMSYPNDYKEATKNFRIRGWQWWRQAILPGIFPYYVTGAITASGGAWNASIVSEFVQWGDTKVVAHGLGSYIAQTTAAGDFPKIILGIAVMSLFVTLFNRLLWRPMYAYAESRLRLD; encoded by the coding sequence ATGGATATCAGTTTCGATCCGAACCGCACCGCCAACGCCTCCGCGTGGCGCGTGCTGCCCAACCGCTGGGATGCCGTCGCGTTTCCGCTGATCATCTGCGTGCTGGCGATGGCGATCGTCGGTTTTCACCAGACAATGGCGCCGATCGGCGTGCTGCAGACGCAGAAGATCTCGCTCGATCCGGCGAGCCTGCCCGAATACGCATTGCGCACCACGCTGCGGATGCTCGCCGCGATGGTCGCGTCGCTCGTGTTTACGCTCGTCTACGGCACGCTCGCCGCGAAAAGCCGCCGCGCGGGCATGGTGCTGATCCCGATCCTCGACATCCTGCAGTCGGTGCCGGTGCTCGGCTACATCTCGTTTACGGTCACGTTCTTCCTCGCGCTGTTTCCGGGGCGCGTGCTCGGTGCGGAGCTGGCCGCGATCTTCGCGATCTTCACGAGCCAGGCATGGAACATGACGTTCAGCTTCTACCAATCGCTGCGCACGGTGCCGCGCGACTTGAGCGAAGTGTCGCGCGGTTTTCACCTGACGGCGTGGCAGCGCTTCTGGAAGCTCGAAGTGCCGTTCTCGATGCCGAGCCTGATCTGGAACATGATGATGTCGATGTCGGGCGGCTGGTTCTTCGTCGTCGCATCGGAGGCGATCACCGTCGGCAACCAGACGATCACGCTGCCGGGCATCGGCGCGTATCTCGCGCAGGCGATCTCGGACAAGAATCTCGGCGCGGTCGGCTGGGTGATCGTCGCGATGTCGGTCGTGATCCTCGCCTACGACCAGTTCCTGTTCCGCCCGCTGGTCGCGTGGGCCGACAAGTTCCGAATGGAGAACACCGCGTCGGGCGATGCGCCGCAATCGTGGCTGCTCGACATGATGCGTCGCACGCACCTGATCCATCAGTTGCTCGTGCCGGCCGGCTGGCTGCTGTCGCAGGCCGCCCGGATTCCGCTGCGACTGCCGGCGCTGAAGGGCACGCGTGCGCGCGGCGCATCGTCGCGCCGTTCGTCGCGTATCGGCGACATCGTATGGGGCGCGTTCGTGATCGTGCTGACGGCGTACGTCGTGTGGCGCGTCGTCGGCTTCGTCGCGACCGGCGTGACGATGGCCGAGGTCGGTCACGTGCTCGTGCTCGGGCTCGTCACGCTGCTGCGCGTGCTGGTGCTGATCGCGATCGCGTCGGCGATCTGGGTGCCGCTCGGCGTATTGATCGGGCTGCGCCCGAAGCTGGCCGAGAAGGTCCAGCCGCTCGCGCAGTTCCTCGCCGCGTTTCCGGCGAACCTGCTGTTCCCTGTGTTCGTGATCGTGATCGTCCGCTTTCACCTGAACGCGGATATCTGGCTGTCGCCGCTGATCGTGCTCGGCACGCAGTGGTACATCCTGTTCAACGTGATCGCGGGCGCGATGTCCTATCCGAACGACTACAAGGAAGCGACGAAGAATTTCCGCATCCGCGGCTGGCAGTGGTGGCGCCAGGCGATTCTGCCGGGCATTTTCCCGTACTACGTGACGGGCGCGATCACCGCATCGGGCGGCGCGTGGAACGCGAGCATCGTGTCCGAGTTCGTGCAGTGGGGCGACACGAAGGTCGTCGCGCACGGTCTTGGCTCGTATATCGCGCAAACGACCGCCGCCGGCGATTTCCCGAAGATCATCCTCGGCATCGCCGTGATGTCCCTGTTCGTTACCTTGTTCAACCGCCTGCTGTGGCGTCCGATGTACGCCTATGCGGAATCCCGGCTCCGTCTCGATTGA
- a CDS encoding metallophosphoesterase family protein codes for MSSSTPTRPSRRKALQCMAFGGLGTLFTLSGGILTPFDLALAQTGDARPADAGRPLFVQISDTHIGFNKDANPDVSATLKQTIDLVNGMPALPALTIHTGDITHLSKPEEFDRASQLLSALRVPELHTVPGEHDVTDGSGAEYFGRFGKASDNRGYYSFDHAGVHFIGLVNVMHFKPNGLGSFGDEQLAWLAQDLKGRSSSTPIVVFSHMPMWTIYEPWGWGTGDAPQTMALLRRFGSVTVLNGHIHQIVSKVEGNVTFHTARSTAFPQPTAGNGPGPVPLTVPHDRLPSMLGVTTVEFAGHPVASSLHDATLA; via the coding sequence ATGTCTTCATCGACCCCCACCCGCCCGTCGCGCCGCAAGGCCCTGCAGTGCATGGCCTTCGGCGGGCTCGGCACGCTGTTCACGCTGTCGGGCGGCATCCTCACCCCGTTCGACCTCGCGCTCGCGCAGACCGGCGACGCGCGCCCGGCCGACGCGGGCCGGCCGCTGTTCGTGCAGATCAGCGATACGCACATCGGTTTCAACAAGGACGCGAATCCCGACGTGTCGGCCACGCTGAAGCAGACGATCGACCTCGTCAACGGGATGCCTGCGCTGCCCGCGCTGACGATCCATACCGGCGACATCACGCATCTCTCGAAGCCGGAAGAATTCGATCGCGCGTCGCAGTTGCTGTCCGCGCTGCGCGTGCCGGAACTGCATACGGTGCCCGGCGAACACGACGTCACCGACGGTTCGGGCGCCGAATATTTCGGCCGGTTCGGCAAGGCGTCGGACAACCGCGGCTATTACAGCTTCGACCATGCGGGCGTGCACTTCATCGGCCTCGTCAACGTGATGCACTTCAAGCCGAACGGACTCGGCAGCTTCGGCGACGAGCAGCTCGCATGGCTCGCACAGGATCTGAAAGGCCGTTCGTCGAGCACGCCGATCGTCGTGTTCTCGCACATGCCGATGTGGACCATCTACGAACCGTGGGGCTGGGGCACCGGCGACGCACCGCAGACGATGGCGCTGCTGCGCCGCTTCGGCTCGGTCACCGTCCTGAACGGGCACATCCACCAGATCGTGTCGAAGGTGGAGGGCAACGTGACGTTTCATACCGCCCGCTCGACCGCGTTCCCGCAGCCGACGGCAGGCAACGGCCCGGGCCCCGTCCCGCTCACGGTGCCGCACGACCGGCTGCCGTCGATGCTCGGCGTGACGACCGTCGAATTCGCCGGCCATCCGGTCGCGTCGTCGCTGCACGATGCGACGCTCGCCTGA